The following proteins are co-located in the Apium graveolens cultivar Ventura chromosome 5, ASM990537v1, whole genome shotgun sequence genome:
- the LOC141660393 gene encoding uncharacterized protein LOC141660393 gives MIFGGPTATELSENSRKAYAREVKHIVGEASKRARTGVTVTFDDFNLEGVKFPHDDPLVIKPIIGNISVKRVLVYNGASVDILLHNTFIQMRYNDSQLTPIDMPIYDFAGVECPVEGIIKLPLTIGQEPRQATQILDFIVVKAGSTYNVIMERTRIHAFKAVPSLTIR, from the coding sequence atgatttttggaggaccaactgctacCGAATTGTCCGAGAACTCAAGAAAAGCCTATGCCAGAGAAGTCAAGCACATAGTGGGGGAAGCTTCGAAAAGAGCCAGGACTGGAGTGACAGTGACATTTGATGATTTTAACTTAGAGGGTGtcaaatttcctcatgatgatcCCCTGGTCATAAAACCAATAATAGGGAACATCTCGGTGAAGAGAGTCCTTGTATACAATGGAGCCTCGGTGGACATCTTACTCCATAATACCTTTATACAGATGcgttataatgattctcaattaaccccaatTGATATGCCAATATATGATTTTGCAGGAGttgagtgccccgtggaagggattatTAAGTTACCTCTGactataggtcaggaaccaagacaagcaacacagatATTGGACTTTATAGTGGTAAAGGCTGGATCAACTTATAATGTAATCATGGAAAGAACAAGAATACATGCTTTTAAAGCTGTCCCCTCTCTTACCATTCGATAA